In Candidatus Binatus sp., a single window of DNA contains:
- a CDS encoding ABC-three component system protein, with product MEDKKELRDLTPAQATKGYTAEHVAAGIPIPKPKRVELFSPVEWEQFTEEWASSLKGNYVRVARFAGAGDKGLDVVGFIAEGTFTGGWENYQCKHYDHPLWPSDIWVEIGKIVYYSFKGEFPPPRKHYFVASKGIGTSLEKLLSDPQKLKAETRKNWTQSCEHSISSTFSVPLVSDLNDYFDAFNFRIFGAKSVVELIEEHSQTPFHSVRFGGGLPARPAPAMPPAEIAPIESRYIQQLFEAYGEHLGSALKDVSELDAKPYLRQDFLRQRERFYHAESLRNFARDTVPDGTFETLQDEVHQGVVDTCAFNHHHGLDRMHATVSQAATISISSSPLSSVVKIQDKQGICHQLANADRLTWVVRNGDD from the coding sequence ATGGAAGACAAAAAAGAACTGCGAGATCTGACTCCAGCGCAAGCGACGAAGGGCTACACTGCAGAGCATGTCGCGGCCGGGATTCCCATACCAAAGCCCAAGAGGGTCGAGCTATTTTCGCCCGTTGAGTGGGAACAGTTCACAGAAGAATGGGCATCATCTCTCAAGGGGAACTATGTCAGAGTCGCACGTTTTGCAGGCGCAGGCGATAAAGGTCTTGATGTTGTCGGGTTTATCGCGGAGGGCACCTTTACTGGTGGATGGGAAAATTACCAATGTAAGCACTACGACCATCCTTTGTGGCCGAGCGATATTTGGGTCGAGATCGGCAAAATCGTTTACTATTCATTCAAGGGCGAATTTCCGCCGCCTCGCAAGCACTACTTCGTCGCGTCTAAGGGAATCGGTACCAGTCTGGAGAAACTCCTTTCCGATCCTCAAAAGTTGAAGGCAGAGACAAGAAAGAATTGGACGCAATCCTGTGAGCACTCAATCTCCTCGACATTCTCCGTCCCTCTTGTGAGTGATTTGAACGACTATTTCGATGCTTTCAATTTTCGCATTTTCGGCGCGAAATCAGTAGTCGAGTTAATTGAGGAGCATTCGCAAACACCCTTTCACTCAGTGCGTTTTGGCGGCGGATTGCCGGCGAGACCCGCACCGGCAATGCCGCCCGCCGAGATCGCTCCGATTGAGAGTCGGTACATTCAGCAGCTGTTCGAAGCCTATGGAGAACACTTGGGAAGCGCGCTAAAGGATGTGTCGGAACTCGACGCCAAACCCTATCTCCGACAGGATTTCTTGCGACAGCGCGAACGATTTTATCACGCTGAGTCATTGCGGAATTTCGCCCGAGACACTGTTCCGGACGGGACATTCGAGACGTTACAGGATGAGGTCCACCAGGGTGTCGTCGATACATGCGCGTTCAATCACCACCACGGTCTAGACCGCATGCATGCGACAGTGTCCCAGGCAGCGACAATATCGATATCGTCCAGTCCACTCTCGAGTGTCGTAAAGATTCAGGACAAGCAGGGAATTTGTCATCAGCTCGCGAATGCTGACCGATTGACGTGGGTGGTCCGCAATGGCGATGACTAG
- a CDS encoding ABC-three component system middle component 2: protein MRALTILTAVYPKLLDLQRLVDFDYLVVHSGDAGGPNSLHAPLPLRPGELLVRRELIEKGLRLMMSRGLIRRAVSVEGIQYQASDTASPFLKALTSNYIKRLKERAAWLNDQFGNATDSEIREMIERFFKEWTTQFQPTEGKPGSR from the coding sequence GTGAGGGCGCTGACGATCCTAACGGCTGTCTATCCGAAATTACTCGACCTCCAGCGGCTTGTGGATTTCGATTATCTCGTAGTCCATTCCGGAGATGCAGGAGGGCCAAACAGTCTTCACGCGCCATTGCCTCTGCGGCCCGGCGAGCTTCTCGTACGCCGAGAGCTGATCGAGAAAGGTCTTCGTCTCATGATGAGCCGCGGTCTGATTCGTCGTGCTGTATCCGTGGAAGGCATCCAGTACCAGGCCTCGGACACGGCGAGCCCGTTTTTGAAAGCGCTGACATCTAACTACATCAAAAGGCTCAAGGAACGCGCCGCGTGGCTCAACGACCAGTTCGGCAACGCCACCGATAGCGAAATACGCGAAATGATCGAGCGATTCTTCAAGGAATGGACCACGCAATTTCAGCCAACGGAAGGAAAACCGGGGAGCAGAT
- a CDS encoding class I SAM-dependent DNA methyltransferase gives MSNGNGSGQVVQKLWNFCNVLRDDGLSYQDYLEQLVTLLFLKMADERAEITGAKNPVPAGFRWSDLAAPSMEGALLEEHYRKTLIDLGKAGGMLGIIFRKAQNKIQDPAKLRQLIVELIGKESWSSMSSDVKGDAYEGLLEKNAEDTKSGAGQYFTPRVLIDALVDCIAPRPGDVICDPACGTGGFLLSAYHYLATHYDLDLDQKRHLRYDALRGVELVDGVTRLCAMNMLLHGIGPDDDEHEPPVRTDDALRNEPGDHFEVVITNPPFGKKSSITVVNEEGETDKQSVSYSRPDFWTTTSNKQLNFLQHVKSLLKINGRATVVVPDNVLFEGGAGETVRRKLVNECELHTVLRLPTGIFYAQGVKANVLFFDRRPASETPWTKTVWFYDLRTNIHFTLKQNRLTRADLDEFVACFNPSNRHERKPTWSEKNPDGRWRPFTYDEIIARDKASLDIFWLRDESLEDSASLPDPHILAAEIAEDLRSALEEIEDLLSDLQERAREE, from the coding sequence ATGAGCAATGGAAACGGCAGCGGCCAAGTCGTCCAGAAACTCTGGAACTTCTGCAACGTGCTGCGCGACGACGGCCTCTCTTATCAAGATTATCTCGAACAACTCGTCACACTCTTGTTCCTCAAGATGGCCGATGAACGCGCTGAAATAACCGGAGCGAAGAACCCAGTCCCTGCCGGATTCAGATGGTCCGATCTGGCCGCACCCTCGATGGAAGGTGCGCTGCTCGAAGAGCATTACCGCAAGACCCTTATTGACCTCGGCAAGGCTGGCGGGATGCTCGGTATCATCTTCAGAAAGGCGCAGAACAAAATTCAGGATCCGGCCAAGCTCCGCCAGTTGATCGTCGAGTTGATCGGCAAGGAAAGCTGGTCCTCGATGTCGTCTGACGTGAAGGGCGACGCCTACGAAGGCCTGCTCGAAAAGAACGCCGAAGACACCAAGAGCGGCGCGGGGCAGTACTTCACACCGCGCGTACTGATCGATGCGCTGGTGGATTGCATCGCGCCGCGGCCCGGCGACGTGATCTGCGATCCAGCATGCGGCACCGGCGGGTTCCTGCTCTCCGCGTATCATTACCTGGCGACGCACTACGATCTTGATCTCGACCAGAAGCGCCATCTGCGTTACGACGCGCTGCGCGGGGTCGAACTGGTGGACGGCGTGACGCGGCTGTGTGCGATGAACATGCTGCTGCATGGCATCGGACCCGACGACGACGAGCATGAGCCGCCGGTCCGCACGGACGACGCGCTGCGCAACGAACCAGGCGATCACTTCGAGGTCGTGATTACCAATCCGCCCTTCGGCAAAAAATCCAGCATCACGGTGGTCAACGAGGAGGGCGAGACCGACAAGCAATCGGTTTCATACAGCCGGCCGGATTTCTGGACCACCACCAGCAACAAGCAGCTCAACTTCCTACAGCATGTGAAGAGCCTGCTGAAGATTAATGGACGGGCGACCGTAGTCGTGCCGGACAACGTGCTGTTCGAGGGCGGCGCGGGCGAGACCGTCCGGCGCAAGCTGGTGAATGAATGCGAGCTGCACACGGTGCTGCGGCTCCCGACCGGCATCTTTTACGCGCAGGGAGTCAAGGCGAACGTATTGTTCTTCGACCGGCGCCCGGCGAGCGAAACGCCGTGGACGAAGACGGTATGGTTCTATGATCTCCGGACCAATATTCATTTCACGCTGAAGCAGAACCGGCTCACGCGCGCAGATCTCGACGAATTCGTCGCGTGCTTCAACCCCTCCAATCGCCACGAGCGCAAGCCGACCTGGTCGGAGAAGAATCCGGACGGCCGATGGCGCCCGTTCACCTACGACGAGATCATCGCTCGCGACAAAGCCAGCCTTGATATTTTTTGGCTCCGCGACGAGAGCCTTGAAGACTCGGCGAGCCTGCCCGATCCGCACATCCTGGCCGCGGAGATCGCGGAAGACCTCCGCTCCGCCCTCGAAGAAATCGAAGACCTGCTTAGCGATTTGCAAGAAAGAGCGCGTGAAGAATGA